A section of the Thermotoga caldifontis AZM44c09 genome encodes:
- a CDS encoding TRAP transporter permease, translated as MSSDRNVASQAQEVLEKYDREARYRTFKGFFARIVTAIAITFSVFQLYTAAFGVLDAMIQRSVHLAFGSCLIFLLYPASKRWPRDRIHWFDLLLAILAPFTTIYIVANYKELVLRAGTVTRMDLIVGILGIVLVLEAARRIVGLPITIVAICFILYALYGRYIPGIMAHRGVSLRRLVGHLFYTTEGIFGIPLGVSSTFVFLFILLGAFLERTGLGQLFIDIANALAGWATGGPAKVAVFSSGLMGMISGSSVANVVGTGTFTIPMMKKLGYKPEFAGAVEATASTGGQLMPPIMGAAAFLMAEFTGIAYSKIIISAAIPAALYYFGVWMGVHWEAKKLGLRGLSKEELPKMKKILLERGHLLFPLVAIIYLLVTGFTPMKAALYAIVFSVASSLIRKSTRIKLSDIPAALEAGARGALSVVAATACAGIIIGVVTLTGIGLKLGTALVDLARGNLLITLFFTMLTSLVLGMGVPTTANYVITSTIAAPALLRLGVPVLAAHMFAFYFGIIADVTPPVALAAMAGAGIARANPMRTGLTASRLAIAAFLVPYAFVLSPQLLLVNVTNPLQVLWPLFTCVAGLFVLSGGLAGYLMGNLSLWERFLYGLGGILLIEPRGVTDLIGFGLIAIAFLLQFARTRLVKKS; from the coding sequence GTGAGCAGCGACAGGAACGTTGCCAGTCAGGCTCAGGAGGTTCTTGAAAAGTACGACAGGGAGGCACGCTACAGAACTTTCAAGGGATTTTTTGCCAGGATCGTTACCGCAATAGCGATAACGTTTTCGGTTTTTCAGCTTTACACGGCCGCTTTCGGCGTGCTGGACGCGATGATACAGCGTTCTGTCCACCTGGCGTTCGGTTCTTGTTTGATCTTCCTACTCTATCCGGCCAGTAAAAGATGGCCAAGAGACAGAATTCACTGGTTTGACCTTCTGCTCGCCATTCTGGCACCGTTCACCACCATTTACATCGTTGCGAACTACAAAGAATTGGTCCTGCGCGCGGGTACCGTCACGAGGATGGATCTCATCGTTGGAATTCTGGGCATCGTCTTGGTCCTGGAGGCGGCGCGCAGGATCGTCGGTTTACCCATCACCATCGTGGCGATATGTTTCATCCTGTACGCACTCTATGGAAGGTACATTCCGGGCATAATGGCCCATCGAGGAGTTTCGTTGCGAAGACTCGTTGGGCATCTTTTCTACACGACCGAAGGCATTTTCGGTATTCCTCTCGGTGTTTCTTCTACGTTCGTTTTCCTGTTCATACTCCTCGGCGCCTTTCTTGAGAGAACGGGACTCGGACAGCTGTTCATCGACATCGCCAACGCCCTCGCCGGGTGGGCCACCGGTGGGCCAGCGAAAGTCGCGGTGTTTTCAAGTGGCTTGATGGGCATGATAAGTGGTAGCAGCGTCGCCAACGTTGTTGGTACCGGGACGTTCACGATACCCATGATGAAGAAGCTCGGTTACAAACCGGAGTTCGCAGGTGCGGTAGAGGCCACGGCATCCACAGGTGGGCAACTGATGCCACCTATAATGGGTGCCGCAGCTTTTCTGATGGCCGAGTTCACCGGAATCGCATATTCGAAGATAATAATCTCCGCCGCCATACCTGCTGCACTGTATTATTTTGGCGTCTGGATGGGCGTGCACTGGGAGGCGAAGAAACTCGGACTCAGGGGCCTTTCGAAAGAAGAGCTTCCGAAGATGAAGAAGATCCTTCTGGAGCGCGGTCATCTTCTGTTTCCTCTGGTTGCCATCATATACCTGCTCGTCACAGGTTTCACACCCATGAAAGCTGCACTGTACGCGATTGTCTTTTCTGTGGCTTCGTCTCTCATAAGGAAGAGCACAAGGATAAAGCTTTCTGACATTCCGGCAGCACTCGAAGCGGGAGCGCGAGGCGCTCTGAGCGTTGTCGCTGCTACGGCGTGTGCTGGAATCATCATCGGTGTGGTGACGTTGACAGGCATAGGGTTGAAGCTCGGCACAGCTTTAGTCGATCTGGCGCGCGGGAATCTTTTGATCACTCTCTTCTTCACCATGCTCACTTCTCTGGTGCTCGGCATGGGAGTGCCGACGACCGCCAACTACGTGATCACCTCGACGATCGCAGCCCCGGCCTTGCTCAGGCTGGGTGTACCAGTTTTGGCTGCGCACATGTTCGCATTCTACTTCGGCATCATCGCGGACGTCACACCCCCGGTCGCCCTTGCGGCCATGGCCGGTGCCGGAATAGCGAGGGCAAACCCGATGAGAACGGGTCTGACCGCGTCGAGACTCGCGATTGCCGCGTTCCTCGTTCCGTACGCGTTCGTGCTTTCGCCACAGTTGCTCCTGGTCAATGTGACCAATCCTTTGCAGGTCCTCTGGCCGCTGTTCACGTGCGTTGCAGGATTGTTCGTGCTCTCTGGAGGGCTTGCAGGTTACCTCATGGGCAACCTTTCCCTGTGGGAAAGATTTTTGTACGGGCTCGGTGGAATCCTGCTCATCGAGCCAAGAGGTGTTACGGACTTGATCGGCTTTGGCCTGATCGCGATCGCTTTCCTGCTGCAGTTTGCAAGAACTCGGTTGGTCAAGAAAAGCTGA
- a CDS encoding ROK family transcriptional regulator: MKTVKKVDPKLMKKMNKQLILRYLIEHGPTSRTELVSKTGLASSAVWRMVDELVEEGFVEQKEYFARTNTKKAAVYGIARNFVTSLLMDVQVLQTTVALGFLDGSCKILETFPTGSFDDFSKRIRSFLSEKTLNELFGKGENIRVIFSLPGIVDTIKRVLLYAPNLNWHDIDFKEAFARKSNVEVIVENDSNLSLLAESFYARDIKNSSNAFFLYLGEGVGGAIFINGRIVIGSSFAAGEIGHTLIQLNGTLTEVEKLLSISKLVDEFESRKNLERVGTLRERFVRLQRAWLSSDEVAKELIQEFIKNLAIVIRNVGYTLNPEIIVFGGSVSNLWETFGASLQREIIRLDEYGFLKNTLFRDTLFKETSASLLGCNVLAINKFLEDMMC; this comes from the coding sequence ATGAAGACTGTAAAGAAGGTTGATCCAAAGCTCATGAAGAAAATGAACAAGCAACTGATCCTTCGCTATCTGATCGAGCATGGCCCAACCAGCAGAACAGAGTTGGTGTCAAAAACCGGTCTTGCCAGCAGCGCTGTCTGGCGTATGGTAGATGAGCTTGTGGAAGAGGGATTCGTAGAACAGAAGGAGTATTTCGCGAGAACCAACACCAAGAAAGCTGCTGTTTATGGCATTGCGAGGAACTTCGTAACGTCACTGCTGATGGATGTTCAGGTACTCCAAACTACAGTGGCTCTGGGTTTTCTCGACGGTAGTTGCAAAATCCTGGAAACTTTTCCAACAGGAAGTTTCGACGATTTTTCGAAGAGAATAAGGAGCTTTTTGAGCGAGAAGACCCTGAACGAATTGTTTGGCAAAGGGGAAAACATAAGGGTAATTTTCTCTCTTCCAGGCATTGTAGACACAATTAAACGTGTGCTGCTGTACGCGCCGAATTTGAATTGGCACGATATAGATTTCAAAGAGGCGTTCGCCAGAAAAAGTAACGTTGAAGTAATAGTCGAGAACGATTCGAACCTTTCCTTGCTTGCAGAGTCATTCTATGCGAGAGATATTAAGAATTCTTCGAATGCCTTTTTCCTCTACCTTGGAGAAGGTGTGGGTGGGGCGATCTTCATAAACGGCAGGATAGTCATAGGTTCGAGTTTCGCGGCTGGCGAGATCGGTCACACACTAATTCAGTTGAACGGAACACTGACCGAGGTGGAAAAATTGTTGTCCATATCGAAATTGGTTGATGAGTTCGAGAGCAGGAAGAATCTGGAAAGGGTCGGTACTTTGAGAGAAAGGTTCGTCCGGTTGCAGAGGGCGTGGCTTTCGTCCGACGAGGTTGCAAAAGAACTCATACAGGAATTCATCAAGAATCTTGCGATCGTTATCAGGAATGTAGGTTACACACTCAATCCGGAGATAATCGTTTTCGGTGGTTCTGTGAGCAATCTGTGGGAAACTTTTGGTGCTTCGTTGCAGAGGGAGATAATCAGACTCGATGAGTACGGTTTTCTCAAAAATACACTTTTCAGAGACACACTGTTCAAAGAAACTTCGGCTTCCTTGCTCGGTTGCAATGTACTGGCAATAAACAAGTTTCTGGAAGATATGATGTGTTGA
- a CDS encoding DegV family protein gives MDSVAFIVDSTADFPIGWKPPLDLYKLPLRLIVNGKEYRDGIDIDSDRLCELMSQGHSVSTSLPSMEDIIRLFKEIKDKYEQIFVLTVSQKLSGTFNAVRMVIENLGLKNFLLLDSKAVSGKIFYILSRLMKDAMEGRRISQQSVAEYGKHCEMFFLLGSLDYLKKGGRIGKLSLLLGKLLHVRPVLKINREGEVAKAAVGMNQHDAIAKLIALVKSSAEKFSNYLLYGGYGSVRVKGTLEQVLSNFPKCDGLARVGATILAHTGPEVIGVLVGEGF, from the coding sequence GTGGACTCGGTGGCTTTCATCGTGGATTCCACAGCGGACTTTCCTATAGGCTGGAAACCCCCGCTCGATCTCTACAAACTGCCGCTGCGGTTGATCGTCAACGGTAAAGAGTACCGTGACGGAATAGACATAGATTCAGACAGATTGTGTGAACTCATGAGCCAGGGTCACAGCGTTTCGACGTCTCTACCGAGCATGGAGGACATAATCAGGTTGTTCAAAGAAATCAAGGACAAATACGAACAGATCTTCGTGCTCACAGTATCGCAAAAGTTGAGCGGAACCTTCAACGCGGTGAGGATGGTCATTGAAAACTTGGGTTTAAAGAACTTCCTCCTGCTCGATTCTAAGGCTGTCAGCGGCAAGATCTTCTACATTCTCTCAAGACTGATGAAAGATGCAATGGAAGGGAGGAGAATTTCCCAGCAGAGTGTGGCCGAGTATGGGAAACACTGTGAGATGTTTTTCCTGCTGGGTTCTCTGGATTATTTGAAGAAAGGTGGAAGGATCGGAAAGTTATCGCTTTTGCTGGGAAAGCTTTTGCATGTCAGACCAGTGCTGAAGATAAATAGAGAAGGTGAAGTTGCAAAAGCAGCCGTTGGAATGAACCAGCACGATGCCATTGCTAAGTTGATCGCTCTGGTTAAGTCTTCCGCAGAGAAATTTTCTAACTATCTGCTGTACGGCGGTTACGGCTCAGTTCGTGTGAAAGGGACGCTCGAACAGGTACTTTCGAATTTTCCAAAGTGTGACGGTCTCGCAAGGGTGGGTGCAACGATCCTCGCGCACACGGGCCCAGAAGTGATCGGAGTCCTTGTAGGTGAAGGCTTTTGA
- a CDS encoding DUF1850 domain-containing protein: MKLLLLCFLLNPLVFRYVIVVEKQGQVIFKKVLQDDKFRIVFVHSVEKTLVEECFRVEPDGSMVLYETRYSSYGAGLPSDAEGGFALENGRFVLKLERKFERITLRVSHIDGHGIVFSDGTIWFKDIANVNDPLTIYVKRQRSFEEKSFEEESP; this comes from the coding sequence GTGAAATTACTTTTGCTATGCTTCTTGCTGAACCCGTTGGTGTTCCGTTACGTAATCGTCGTTGAAAAGCAAGGCCAGGTGATCTTCAAAAAAGTCTTGCAGGACGACAAGTTCAGAATTGTGTTCGTTCATTCGGTGGAAAAAACGCTCGTTGAAGAGTGTTTCAGAGTCGAGCCAGACGGTTCCATGGTTCTGTACGAAACACGGTACAGCTCTTACGGGGCAGGGTTGCCTTCGGACGCGGAGGGAGGATTCGCTCTCGAAAATGGAAGATTCGTACTGAAACTTGAAAGAAAGTTCGAGCGGATCACCCTCCGCGTTTCTCATATCGATGGACACGGCATCGTGTTCAGTGATGGGACGATCTGGTTCAAGGACATAGCGAACGTCAACGACCCATTGACGATCTATGTGAAAAGACAACGTTCTTTCGAAGAAAAATCTTTCGAGGAGGAATCACCGTGA
- a CDS encoding OsmC family protein, whose product MDLKFSVSAVSETPTRVQVKTRNFTMYVDEPPQLGGEDKGANPVEYLLAALAGCLNVVGHMVAKELNMKLDGLAIEIEGVLNPAKFQGKPNAERAGYKEINVTIKAKTNASEDVLKKWLQIVESRCPVSDNIANPTPVKFNVTRA is encoded by the coding sequence ATGGATCTCAAGTTTTCCGTGAGTGCGGTTTCTGAAACTCCCACCAGGGTACAGGTGAAAACAAGGAATTTCACGATGTACGTCGACGAGCCACCACAGCTTGGAGGAGAAGACAAGGGAGCCAACCCCGTTGAATACTTGCTTGCGGCGCTTGCGGGTTGTTTGAACGTTGTAGGGCACATGGTGGCCAAAGAGCTCAACATGAAATTGGATGGCCTCGCGATAGAGATCGAAGGCGTTCTCAATCCCGCAAAGTTTCAGGGGAAGCCGAACGCAGAAAGAGCTGGCTACAAAGAGATAAACGTCACGATCAAAGCAAAAACGAACGCTTCGGAGGATGTTCTCAAGAAGTGGTTGCAGATCGTTGAGAGCAGATGTCCAGTTTCAGACAACATAGCGAATCCAACGCCTGTAAAATTCAACGTTACCAGAGCTTGA
- a CDS encoding TAXI family TRAP transporter solute-binding subunit codes for MKRLLVVALMTLFVTMQAATFLTIGTGGTAGTYYPLGAAMADIWNKNIKGMNAMVQSTGASVANINLLKSKEVDVIFVQNDVAYYAYNGVELFKEPFLQLRGLATLYPETVQIVALADRGINSVYDLKGKRVAVGAAGSGTEVNARQILAAAGITYKDITVQYLSFAEAANNLKDGNIDAAFVTAGHPTAAIVDLAAVRKIVLVPIAEEIIKALQKDYPFYVKIVVPAGTYKGVDTDVVTVAVKAMLAVREEMPEDLAYQLLKTMYANQKRLIEAHAKGELIIPETGKEGMSIPLHPGAEKFFKEMGL; via the coding sequence ATGAAAAGGTTGCTGGTTGTCGCACTCATGACTTTGTTCGTGACAATGCAGGCTGCGACGTTCTTAACCATCGGCACAGGAGGCACTGCTGGAACGTACTACCCACTGGGTGCCGCTATGGCCGATATCTGGAACAAGAACATCAAGGGTATGAACGCCATGGTTCAGTCAACGGGTGCATCCGTCGCGAACATCAACCTGTTGAAGAGCAAGGAAGTGGACGTCATATTTGTTCAGAACGACGTAGCTTACTACGCTTACAACGGAGTAGAACTCTTCAAAGAACCCTTCCTGCAGCTCAGAGGTCTCGCAACGCTGTATCCTGAGACGGTACAGATCGTCGCACTCGCAGACAGAGGTATCAACAGTGTGTACGATCTGAAAGGCAAGAGGGTCGCGGTCGGTGCTGCGGGAAGTGGAACCGAGGTCAACGCGAGACAGATCCTGGCAGCTGCTGGCATCACGTACAAGGACATCACGGTGCAGTACCTGAGCTTCGCAGAGGCTGCGAACAATTTGAAGGACGGAAACATCGACGCTGCGTTCGTCACGGCAGGTCACCCCACGGCGGCCATCGTTGATCTCGCGGCTGTGAGAAAGATCGTTCTTGTTCCGATTGCAGAAGAGATCATCAAGGCTCTGCAGAAAGACTATCCGTTCTACGTTAAGATCGTCGTTCCGGCCGGGACCTACAAGGGTGTTGACACGGACGTTGTCACCGTGGCTGTGAAAGCGATGCTTGCGGTCAGAGAAGAAATGCCAGAAGATCTGGCCTATCAACTGCTCAAGACCATGTACGCGAACCAGAAGAGGTTGATCGAAGCTCACGCAAAAGGTGAGCTCATCATCCCAGAGACAGGTAAAGAAGGTATGTCCATACCGCTGCATCCTGGTGCGGAAAAATTCTTCAAGGAGATGGGACTCTGA